The DNA sequence ACAACTATTGACATACCCTCATATCtgatttcaattttgaattgaaGTCTCCCCAATAAGATAATAGTTTAAGCTCAAAATTTTTAaccaaacatgccctttttttttacaagcatCTCTTTGCATAAGTTATGTTGATGAAAAATAGTGGTTGGCTTTCTCTAACCATAATAACTTGGATTGGGCCTTACAGTTTACAAAGCCCAATTGGTGGCCCAAGGTGAACTGTCATTGAATAGGCGTAGTGGTTGGTGGATGCTCTTCCCTTGGAATTTAAATCggagaaacaatcaagaaatttcttGTTCgatcagggaaaaaaaaaaaaggaaaattcaaagaaaaaagagtttATGATTGGGAGAAATTATCGAATATTTCTGAGTGTCAAAACCATTCAACCAATAATATATTCGGATAGTCACTTGAGTATATTAGTTTGTACCTTTCTTAACCAACGTCAATTGTTTTCAACTCTAGTCCTAACAACAGATATGACCATATTAACAATTGTGTCATGAATCGCCAAAACCGAATCGACACCTTTTCCATGTACAATATCATATTGAGAGACATAAGTATGAAGCCGCaatatttacagaaataaagcCCTATATCGATGTCGATTGTCGGGCAAAATAATAACCACCGACGTGGTTGGCCCTCTAGTGTTAGTTCACCTGTCTTTTATGCCGTCACCAGCTCGATTCACGTCGTAAGCAAATTTGCAATAGAGCTGTGTTAAATTATATAGCCGCAACATGTCTTGTGTGGTAAGACTTCCTAACTGTTAGCTAGTATTTCCATAGGTATTGGTGAAACTAAAAAGGCCAGTGACAGCCCCCCACTCCTTGGGTCTCTAAATATCCcctaaaaacaaggaaaaaattgtAAAGATACATTCTAGTTTtatgtaaattaaattttacTGTCCATCACCCTCAATATGAAATTCTTGGCTCGCTATTATTGATAGGAAATGTGGTGACGAGCTCACAAACCTCTTCATTTTGTAAGGAGTAGCTTTTGTTTAATCCAGAGAGCCCATAACTAGTGTGGGAACATCCAAAGAGGGAAAGCAAGCATTGGTCTGACTCTCTCCCCGaaggagagagggggggggtaAATTTTTCTATGAAAAACTGAAAAGTACACCAAATGCttgaaaaagagaacaaaatgctgaaaaaagaatgagagatAAGAGCACGAAGATTAAGGATGTCTGCAAGAGTTTTTGGCCTCGAATGGAGCGGGGCCATCACCCGCACCTTCACCATGACGTTGTCGGACTTGCTTTTCGATCCTATTCTTCTATTTGGAAATATATATGTTGTAATGCTAATCTGTaaattctctaaattttttttatgactttctCCAACTCTCCTGTTGAAGATAATATCTACGGCGTTCATGGCGTCGAAAACTAAAGATCGAACCATTAAAAataggatttattttttttctttacgtaTGATTTCAATGTATCATTCCATATCCGTAACTGAATAAAGCAGTCGGGTACTCTTCATTTTGTTAAATGAGTAACAAGTTCTCGAAATAAGTATCCAAACAAAAGCATGATAGCATCTTTTTGTgtacacactctctctctctctctctctctctctctctctctgtgtcatattttcaattgattggaaAAGAATCAGATGAGGAAGAGGGTGTGGAAGGACGGAGGCAGCATGAAGTGGCAAAGAGCGTTAGGGTGGGGCTTCATGATTGGGATGCGCACGTGGGTGTGGTAAAAAGCTGCCTTTGACCAATCAAACCCTTGTCCGATCTACCCGAATCGAGTTGGCAATTCCGCCTCACCGGCCCCCACCCCCCAACCTTTTTTCCCCTCGAATTCACACTTCATATTTAGCATCTCCcccaaaaaaatgtttgggaagcccttaaaaaaaatcacgaaagACAACGAAATTACTAATTTCCGCGTTGACATGATATCCCTCGTTAATTTCGGAGGATTGACAATGAACAAAGTAAATATTTAGTTATTAAATCATGCTTTTATTTATCAgacataaaatcaaaataagaagtactcaattcaaatttttcgaaTTCCTATTTACTTTCCTAATTACATATTTTCCTCGCCCGGCAATAGTGGGGGCTATGGAGACCCCGTTGGCTAGCCGAGTGTTAAACATTATATTATACCGATTTTAACCATCGAGGCGCGCTCCACTTGGCCGCATCTCGGCGAGCAGTGCTTTTAATCCTCCAAGTCCAAGGGCCGCCCTGGCGGCTTCTTTCATCGTCGCCGCCCGTGCTTTCAGCCACTCGTCCCTCATCATCTCCGCCAACCGCTCCGCTATTTCCACTCCCTTCACCGCATCCCTCTCGCCCCACCCCCAGCTCTCCTCCCAAATCCCGATCCCCGCCCTTCTCACCAGGCTTGCGTTGATCTTCTGGTCCCCGTGCTGTGGCCACGCCAGCATCGGCACGCCGTGCCACACGGCCTCTGTGACcgagttccacccgcagtgGCTCAGGAACCCGCCTATCGCCGGGTGGCCTAGTATCTCGCTCTGGTTCAACCAGCGCTTCACGGCTATGCCGTTCGCCGCCCCGCCCGAGGTTGCCATCGCCAGATTTTGCCCGATCACATCTTCCAGGTCCTCTGTGTCTTCTTGATCCACTTTCTTGCTTTTCACCATCCATACGAACCTCACCCCGCTCCGTACCAGTCCAACTCCTAGTTCTCTTATTTGCTCCCTCGACATGGCTGTTCTACTGCCGAAGCTCACGTAAATAACCGATCCCACCGGTTGATCGCCCAACCAAGCTGACGGATGAGAATGCGACTCTCCGAAGTTAGCTGGTGGGAGCAGCCCAATGGCAATTGCAGGTGGCAATCCTCGAGGCATTTTCGTGCTGTTTAGCTCTGTTAACGTATCCTGCTCAAATTCGTGGAACGTGTTGATCAAAATGCCATCTGCGTCGATCATGCTCTTGCCGTTCTGAGTGAGAGAGTTCTTTAGGaagttgtcttcttcttctaataGGGGCGGCGGAAACCATGAGACGGGTATTGGTTCTTGATACGGTATCTCAATGACGTCTTCGTTATCCTGAGAACCGGGCATGGCTTTCGCGACGAATATCCGATGGAAGGACATGAAGAGCGTCAGCATTCTAGCGGACGACGTGAAGAAGACATAATTCGGAAGGTTGATGGCTCGGGAGATCGGAAGGACTGCGGATAGCAAGCTCATGTCCGTGATGAGAGCAGAAAGGGGCGGAGATACCGACgagaggaggggagggaggAGGCAGCACGACGCACAGATGGCTTCGTAATGGCGATAGAAGGGATCGTCGGTGTCGCTAGAAGACTCGTTAAGGGGAAGAAGGCACAGTTGCTTGGGAATAACTTGAGGGAAGCTGGTGAAGAAACTGGAGAGGGCGTGCGACTCGGCGAGCGAGACCGTCGGGTGTGCGGCAATGAAGGTGACCCGGACGTCCTCCTCCGCCGCGAGCGAGGCGGCCAACCGGAGAAACGGCGTCAGATGGCCCATCCCGGAGCTCGGAAATAGAGCCACGTGGACAGTGCTCTTTTGCGCCCGGGTTTGTGACATTTCGAGAGGACAAAAAAATTGCTATTTCGTTGAAGGTACAAGCTGAATTGGACCTTAACATCCCTATATAAAAACATTGAGGAATCTGTAGGCAGATGGAGTCCAGGAAAGCAGCTAGAATATGTCTATGGACTGGTTGCTTTTGCTTCACGCTCCAGAATGTGAGGAAGATGGGAGTCTTCTCATGGTTCGCTTCTAGTTGTCGGACTGGAAAAAGTCACACCCAGCTAACTTTGTCAGAGAATGCAAATTTGATTTTGCTAGtgctttcttgattgatttggatAAAAAGGGAGGAGTACATACTCAGGAGTCCTAGAGATGGTCTGGATTCTCTTTGACTTTTGCCCTTATTCCGTACCCTGAAGAAAGTACATCGTAAGTGCCGTAACTATTGTATGCCGCTTATTTTGatagtttaatttttcaatCGATCAATTAAACactacaattttcaaaatccgTTCACCAtgaataccataacttttgATGGCACATTTTAAATCATGGCTTTTTTATTAAGTTATAACATTCAAGTGATAGATTGAAGTTGGACAAAATGAGCGTTGAAAAAGTTTGATGTTGTATTTTAATGATTAAGAATATCTATagggtttatatatatatatataaaacatgGGTGCTTTGTAAATATTTAGTTTGGAGAGGCCCTTGGGAACACATAAATATTGATCACTCGTTTGTGGGATTTCCACcgcatttttttatgaaaatactAGATAAATAAGTTTTATGCGTTTTATCATAAATGTCCGGTATCGAGGAAATTTGGTTAGGAAGTAAACTAATCGGCTATCTaccaaatgaagaaaatatctACTAACTAAGACTTGAGAGGTGAAATAGTCCACTGTGGTTTCTGGGCCTTGTGGTTCGCTTTTGTAAATGTATTTGGGAAACGCAAAATGGGCTAAACGGattttaaaatgcaaatattttaaagtgtattttaaaaatgcaTCACAACTTTAACATAAATGACGTTTGGTAAAAGCTATACCTTGTAAATgacttttactatttttttaaagaaaaactcTTAATTATTTAACTAGCTTGTATTTTGCATGGTCATTCCTTCTTTGAGCCGTCTAGGTCAGCGACCTCAAACGAGGCCCGAGGATCTCGTGGAGCCTTCAACGGTAgaacaaaattagggttttcttaGATattttggatttatgaaagTTGAACgtgggtaaaattgaaaaaaattatagtgaTTTGAATGCAACTTAAAATTATTTCCCAGGTTGCTCTAAAGTGGGAGGTGGCCCAAAGTTTTGCAATTACTAGTCTGAGAACAGATGAAAGAAATGGGGCAGGAGTATAACATTGTAGTATGCTAATTGACttttaattaaggatattttattttttgggttttacaaataaaaaaatttttaaaaaaaaaaatatatgtgatTTCACGTGTGAGTGCTGTGAAATTTTCTGGAGGttcgtataaaaaaaaaaacgttgcgCTCGATGAATTGTAAACTTGTAGACtaaacgaaaaaagaagaaataaaaatatttgattttctacttttgctcaaTAAATTGACTTTTGataatagaaattcgtttggtaatagtagaaaatttatacatctaaaacattattaacaggAAATTTTCTATGAAGATTTTGTCTGCAgctgaaaaatttatacttcattttaaaacttttaaaatttcttttttattattaaaaatattatttattttttatcaacaagtccttttttgtttttagagtacttcttgagttgagaagctactttttttaacttttcaattggggaaaaataattataagtgaaaaaaaaaaatttaaaaaaaaaaaataaaaaaaaaataagttttataAAGTATAAATCTACTTCCAGTAGTGTTATCATGAGCACTCTTAGATACCCCAAAGATGAAAAATTGCTCCTAAAGAAACTTTGTCACACCACTCACGAAGGGGAAAAAGGATCTTGTAAAAGTAGGTTTGTTGCATGGTACGAGCTAATTAACTTCccacaagagagaaaaaaaaagacaatcttTTGAATCAACTAAAAATTAGTAATGATTCAATCCAAAAGTttggggaccacattgaataaataaaaagatataGCACATTTTAGAAAGTTAGTTTTTGTATTTATCTCGTTTGTATGTGTTCCTTCTGAGGATGCTGAAGTTTCGTGGTCCGGTAGTTCTGGCACCTCGGGTTATGTTACCTTGATTGTGTCCAATTCGGACGCAGTCTTCCTTAGGGCATGTGCTGGAATTGGTTTTTCAAATGGACTTGGAACCCTAACACGTATTGTGTTGCATTTACTATAATGTGGTTCCGGACTAGGCCCATATCATATGCCTCACTATTCTTGAGGTTGAACTGCGGGGATCCTATTTCAAGATTAtgggttattaaaaaaaatttttactttggcGGAAGATTGTTGACATGGATACCGGCCACCCTATGTGGCACAACCatcattttaataatattttattttttatatttttctttttttttatttatttttttaattttttacatatttttattagaaaatgttTACATTAGTACCAAACGTGCCACTTAGGATGGCTGGCATCCACAGCAGCGatttttggtcgaatgaattATTGGTCAAcgaaagatttataactaaattataaaaaaaaataaaaattgaattaacataattgtaacaagtttaggacttttttgagtGATGCTGAGAACATAttagaggagaagaagaagaagaaaaaaaatcggaatGTGAGGGGGTCCTCTGGCTGCACAATTTTTACCAAAAGAAAGAGGGGACTGGCTCTCGATATTGGGCTGCCTGGGGCCTTAATGTATGGTACATTTGATgggtcctttatttttttggatctgTTCTGACCGAGAAAATTGTGGGTTTGTCCACATATATTTGTTGTATTATGGGGTTGCTAATTGTCATTGACACCTTTTATGACGTTActttattgatatttttttttatgtcactaTATCTGAGAATGCCGCTATATTATGTGTATTTTTATCTGGATGTGGTTTAGCTACCACAGTAACGTTGTTAATTGGTGGGGTTCTGTTAGATGTAATTTAGCCGACATAAACAATGTCAAAGCTATCCAAAGCATCTTAGAAATTAGATTTCATGCAAGACTATCGACATAAAAGTCAGAGTTAGAGActgtaaattacaaaaaaatgagCTAAAGGAATAAAAGCCTCAATTTTCAGTTAATCTGATTCTTTTAAGCATTTAGATAGTAGAGTGGTTTATTTGCGCATGTTTTCTTGTAATTACTTggatttataataaaaaaaaactgtcgacacctaaattttgactatctttttagtcatttattttgcataaaaattaggactaattttagttctaaacaaaattaatcaaatcaaattttcatttttattttagcaTGCATGCATTACATCAGCATTAATTTGGACCAACGAtgaaattgagcttaaattgacaagcagtGGATCAAATCTATCATGAGATTTTTGACCAGCAATAGAGAGCATTTGTATTAAgcctcattttattttttttggtgcgATGGAGTGAATTTGATTATATGTTCTTAATTTAATTAAGTGGACGTCGTTTGCATGGATTGAAAATGTGGTCTAACCCATTGCTTTTTTCTCGTGGCCGAAGGTTATATTCTTGGGGCAAgaaattgactatttttttttttcgcaattcATGTAGAAAGAATCGAGGCATGTGCACGTGAATTGATGGCTAGCATgggcaaaatagaaaaatcaaaattttttcctCGTAATAAGCAAAGAAACAAGGGCAATATATCGGTGGAAATTTCGTGCCCCCAAATTTATGAacagaaaggaaaaagcaaGCAAGTGAGGAAAAGGTAAAATGATATCTCTAACCATTACAAAAGGAAAATCGGATAAGCTTGATTGGTGTAAGATGGTGCGCGATTCTCTGGCCATATTCACACaagttgaaaaaagaaagaagcaaaagttgAATCTCACTTGATTGGGAAAGTTCGAAttatgttagttaatttaattaacttgataatccattaacctaaatttttttaggtcacaacagcttggcgactccgctggggatattttttttttcaaaaaattcggTCAAAAAGCTTctatttttcggaaaaaaaaaaaaacttagtgGATTTAGGCCTTGATTTTTCATATGAagtttcttgattgatgattatgttttttttcctctaatttCCCTTaggttttaaatctttttacaGGTTATATGAATGTTGTTTTACtaatctttattttgtaaaattgcCATGATTGGTTGCCATAAAACTACTGTGCATGATTTTCACCTCTTTGCACTATACAAGACCTAAATTGATAGTTTGGCCTAGGATGGTGTCAAGACAAGGATCTCCCTTTGCCTCAATCCAAAGGAATGGGTGCCCTTGCCTTCAACCCCGAACATGTCAAGAAATACCTGCTCTGGCCATAATTTAATGGCATGGGATGGATTCTAGGTATCCCTCGAGTTCTTGAGGACCAAAGAATCTgacaaacttttatttggtATGACTAGTCCCTAGAATCTCATTAATCTAGAGGCAATAATGCATTTCCACGAGTCGTGTGGATATCTTTGTGTTTGTTTTGCGGAGATTATGTGAGTTCTCTAGTCTCTCTTACTTTTACTTACCCATATGTCATTTTGGTCGGTCCATTACGTCGGTAGGTTGGTCGATCATCTTGGTCTATTACATAATGGAATGCAAGAACATCCGTACGCTTATGTTGCCCAAGCAAACCTTACGCGACTGGTTGACTCAATTGGATAGCATAACTCGCGAGTATGTGAACCAAAGGCCGAGGTATTTGTTGCCGCTTCTCCATGTTCGGGTTCGTGCCGGCTTCATTCAAGCCATGGCGCATTTCTAGTGCCTTGAGACGTCAACCTTCATATTCGGTAAACATGATCTTACCCCTACTCTTGAGGAATATAATACACTCATCGGAAAATCATTGGAGACAAAACCTATTAATCCTTATCTTGGTTCGGATCCCGCTTTACTTTTGgctaaattttttagaattgaaATAAAGATAGTCCGAAAGACTTTAAAATCAAGTTATGGGAATTGCTCGTTCTCGTTTCTAACTAAGTGTTTTAATGAAGCTTCATCATtgcaaaagggcaaaattttcatgttggCTTTCTTTGGATTATTTGTTTTCCCTCATTATCAAAATCATGTCAATCCAAAGATAGTTTATTTTGTGCAACAAGTTTGTGATGGGAAGAACATGATCAATGCAatattagccgagacctttATATCCCTCACTAAATATAAGCGAGAAACTTCTAAGGTTTTTCATGCTTTTGCCAAGCTTTTGCAAGTATGGTTCGTGTCTCGTATAAAAGATTACAAAACTCTTGTCTCGGTTGATAAGCTTAGAAATTTTTGTCATCCTATTCTGGTTTTTAAAGATAAGCAAGATGAATTCCCGAAATACCACTTCACCCAATGGCTAGCTTTCATGAAGGATCTGTCTCCTCAAGATTTGCGATGGTGTGCTAAATGGTTTAGAGTAAGGGAAGCTCGTCTTGTCGTAGGCGTTGAGGGGCTTGTTCTTTTGGTGGGTATTACTGGAGCCACTGAGTATATTCCTTATCAAGTTTTGTGGCAATATGGGGTGATTCAAAAGCTACCGCCGTTCCTTGATGGCGGGTGGCTCTTgcttgatttctctacttctttcCCTAGGCACGAGCATGCTGTTAACTCGTGCCGGACATTATGGAATCTTTGCCGTCCGAAGAACCTTAGCGTACCAAGGAAGGAGTTGCCCTATCCACAAAAGGCGTACCACACTACGGAGCAATATATCAAGAAGTGTACCATTCCTGAAGCAATACGTCCTAAGATTCCTCAAGTTACACCGACGGCTACTTTCCAAGCCGAAGTTGATGATCTTAAACGGAAGTTAGAGAAGGCAGAGGAAAAGGCAGCTAAGGTCACCAAGGCATACAAGCGGTTGAGGGATGAGATTGTTTCTTCGAAGGAATAGACCAAGTGTTTTGTTTTGTCAAGTCAAGTCATGTCTTTACATTCATACTTTGGTTGTTTAGGAAATCTCGTTGTCATACATTCAATTTCGTGCTTCAAGTCGTTTGTCAGATGGTTTTTACATTAATTACGATTTCATCATGTTTTCCTTAGTTTTGATTTACCTTGTTCTGTTGcatgatttttattaaattccACGATCAAGCTTTGACTAAGCGCCCTCAACAAAAGTCGTAGACCACGTGATGGTCTTcaacatataaaaaattcagaattaaaGGACTTCATTTGCTTGGGACGAAGTGGAAGCAAGGTCACATTTTTTCTGATACACAGAAACTGTAATGCGTTTTGACTGGCGGACCTTCATGGATTCGGTAATTTTTTCAACCCTTTTTCGCTCACAATTGAAAGGATTcatcttcatgaaaaatattcggAAGATCATAATTTATCATGACAAAATTTTTTGGTTCAATCCATCGGATTTCCCATTTATGACAGAATTTTAAGTTAAGAGAAAACCAGTCTggattttagaaatttcttgacCTCAACTACATTTCATTAACTACCTTTAATTCGAGGCCTTTCTTACAAGAAATCAAAACATGATATAGTTCAATGAGATGTGGACTAATGATCTGCAAATTTCCGAGCATCAGTTCCCATTTTTTATGGCCCTTTTATCCTCAAAGAAAAAGTCGGACAGAGCAGTTTTTTGGAcgcaatttttgaaaagatgtaTTAAACTGTATTGATATGTGTGGATTCAACCTTGAgtcaaaacatgaaagttgttcatcatcctCTTGAATACATACTCGTAAAATTTGGCATCATTCCAACTATCTcatgatttttcacaaattttttaccaaaatccTACGAATCTGGAATTTGCCCAGGTCAGTCCTTAGGTTGTCATTATTTTGTTTTCGAGTCTAGATTGATGTCATGGACCAGCTCACTTGTTTTATTCGTTGTTCTCATCTTAATTATTATCTTTTTGCAGGTAATTTACCACGGATCCCCCATACATTACTTGGTCGGTAGCAAGAAAAATGGCCGATAGAAATGAGATCAATGCTGCTGTCCGTGAGGCATTGAATGAATAGCTCCACACTTTAAGCGAACGTTTCGAAGGaatgatgtcacaaaaaatggaGCAGATGATGGCCAACATTGCGGCCAAGCTACAACCGTCCAGTTCAAACCATCCTTCGGCCATCCCTACTCTAATTCCTCCGGCtaataactccggtaaagctcCAGAAGGTGTTCCCTATCAAACTATACCATtggaggatgtgatcatcacaggcgcAAACTCGAGCGCACCACCCTTGATTCCAGTTCCTCAAGCTAGCCCTGTGGCTACGGGATCGAATGATGAGATGGCTAAGTTGTTGGCCTAGATAGAACAGAGGATACGAGAGGCAGAAGGGATGTATAACATACCTCGAGTCGATTTCTCCGCCTTTTTAAAGGTTGAGGTGCcggaaaaattcaagatgcccgactttgagaaatATGACGACACTTCCAATCTAGTCCAACACGTTCAGATGTACCAGGCTAGGATGAATAAATACGCAAAACCTCTGATGGTCCGGACTTTCCAGGCCGGTTTGAAGGATGCGGCCATGAGATAGTACACAGACTACAAAATCTATGGCATgaatgattgggagaaggcggcTAATGCCTTTATTAAGTATTTCAGTTTTAACCTAGATATTGTTACTACTAGGGAAGACATGGAGCAGTCAAAGATCAATAAGGGTGAGACAATTAAGCAATACGCCACCAAATAGATGAATGTTGCATCCCAGATGAAACCAATGCCGCCCGAGTgagaactcatgaaattgtttatcTCCACTCTTCCACAAGTAGTGCGATCATGCATCCTTGGGACAGCCGCAACGTCATTCAGTCACCTCATTGCAATGGTTGAAGAAGTGGAAAGTGGCTTAAAGAAAGGATGGTACGGCGATACTAACGCGAGTAGTAAGCGGTTCACGGTCAAGAAATATAAAGAGCCCGCTCCTtaggttaacatgacctatgTCCAGAAACTCTCGGCTCAAACGCCCATAGTGCAGATTCTTAATCAACAGGTGGCCGGTTTCGGTTCACAGCGGTAAAAGGGGAACTCGCGTCCCCCTCGACAATTCACTCCTCTCCCTGGAATCCCGTTGCAAGTGCTAGCGGTATTATGCAAAACCGGTCTTTTGATGTCAGAACCTTTGCTACCAAATTATATGAACTCATCTAGGCATGATCCATCAAAACAATGTGACTATCATTGAGGGGAGGTCGGGCATGACGTAGATAATTGTTACATGCTAAAGCACCGTGTTCAAGACCCGCTTAActctaaagcattctcattctAAGACAACAAATAACCGAACGtacagaataatcctttgccggctTACTCGGGCAAGGTTCATGCCGCATTTGTTTCAGAAGCCGAGCGGATTGATGCTTTTAGTGTCCAAGCGGCTGACATTTTCGATGCTTTAGCTCAAGCAGGCTATTGCCGGATCGATGAACCGATAACATTCGATCGGTTAAAAGAGAGAATCTTGAGTCTGATGAAGGACGGGTTGATAGTTTGGGCGAATCGGGCTAGGATGGTAGCTACAGTATCTCGGATTACTATTGATTGCGAATAAGAATTTGCCGCTTTGACTATGTCCCAATCTAAATCTTCCCCGAAGACCGAAGTAGTAGAGGCCGATGTGGCTAGTCTAATTAAGACCGATCTTGAGCTTGTTGACATGCCTACTCCGGAGGATGTTTCGGATGACGACCTTGGGATCATTATACTCGAGAGCTTTGTGATCACCTCACCCCAACCATTTCCGTACAAAGATGACAAGGCGGTACCATGATCCTATGATCTTGCCTTAATAACATGGTCCGGACGTACTTACAATGATGATCAACCGGTCAAACAGATCGGCGAGAAGGACATAAAGGAATTTTTGGCCGTGATAAAGATGAGTGAGTATAATATTGTCAACTAGTTGCATAAGTCGCCCGCTCGGGTTTCCTTGCTGGAGCTCCTTTGGTTATCCAAAAAGCACCGGAATTCTTTGATGAAGGTGTTGGGTCAAATACATGTACCTGAGGATATCGATCAAGACAAGTTAGAAAACTTTGTCGGGGCTATCT is a window from the Rhodamnia argentea isolate NSW1041297 chromosome 8, ASM2092103v1, whole genome shotgun sequence genome containing:
- the LOC115745392 gene encoding UDP-glycosyltransferase 13-like isoform X2 encodes the protein MSQTRAQKSTVHVALFPSSGMGHLTPFLRLAASLAAEEDVRVTFIAAHPTVSLAESHALSSFFTSFPQVIPKQLCLLPLNESSSDTDDPFYRHYEAIFLPISRAINLPNYVFFTSSARMLTLFMSFHRIFVAKAMPGSQDNEDVIEIPYQEPIPVSWFPPPLLEEEDNFLKNSLTQNGKSMIDADGILINTFHEFEQDTLTELNSTKMPRGLPPAIAIGLLPPANFGESHSHPSAWLGDQPVGSVIYVSFGSRTAMSREQIRELGVGLVRSGVRFVWMVKSKKVDQEDTEDLEDVIGQNLAMATSGGAANGIAVKRWLNQSEILGHPAIGGFLSHCGWNSVTEAVWHGVPMLAWPQHGDQKINASLVRRAGIGIWEESWGWGERDAVKGVEIAERLAEMMRDEWLKARAATMKEAARAALGLGGLKALLAEMRPSGARLDG
- the LOC115745392 gene encoding UDP-glycosyltransferase 13-like isoform X1 — encoded protein: MSQTRAQKSTVHVALFPSSGMGHLTPFLRLAASLAAEEDVRVTFIAAHPTVSLAESHALSSFFTSFPQVIPKQLCLLPLNESSSDTDDPFYRHYEAICASCCLLPPLLSSVSPPLSALITDMSLLSAVLPISRAINLPNYVFFTSSARMLTLFMSFHRIFVAKAMPGSQDNEDVIEIPYQEPIPVSWFPPPLLEEEDNFLKNSLTQNGKSMIDADGILINTFHEFEQDTLTELNSTKMPRGLPPAIAIGLLPPANFGESHSHPSAWLGDQPVGSVIYVSFGSRTAMSREQIRELGVGLVRSGVRFVWMVKSKKVDQEDTEDLEDVIGQNLAMATSGGAANGIAVKRWLNQSEILGHPAIGGFLSHCGWNSVTEAVWHGVPMLAWPQHGDQKINASLVRRAGIGIWEESWGWGERDAVKGVEIAERLAEMMRDEWLKARAATMKEAARAALGLGGLKALLAEMRPSGARLDG